A region of Aquarana catesbeiana isolate 2022-GZ linkage group LG08, ASM4218655v1, whole genome shotgun sequence DNA encodes the following proteins:
- the LOC141106024 gene encoding cholesterol 25-hydroxylase-like protein produces the protein MNRSSVLMTPAFSMWEAAQPGLFLQPVWDYVLSKEHIIRSPFYPVLFSFTVYMAFCLPYLALDILCLRIPALKKYQVQPKSRPTLAMVLHCLAHTIYSHLVFIFPLSVAYWYWRPVHLPSLAPELHRIVLDIIACMLLFDFQYFAWHLLHHKVPWLYKNFHKTHHKYTATFALATQYSSAWEMLSLGFFANISPIMLGCHPLTEMAIFIIHIYLSVEDHCGYDFPWSAHRLVPFGLCGGPGHHDLHHQKFVWNYAPYFTHWDKLFNTLARQTSKEPHD, from the coding sequence ATGAACCGTAGCAGTGTGCTGATGACTCCAGCCTTCTCCATGTGGGAAGCAGCACAGCCAGGACTCTTCCTGCAACCTGTCTGGGACTATGTGCTATCTAAAGAGCACATCATCAGATCTCCCTTCTATCCAGTGCTGTTCTCCTTCACTGTCTACATGGCTTTCTGTCTCCCTTACCTGGCATTAGACATCCTCTGTCTCAGAATACCAGCCTTGAAGAagtaccaagtacagcccaaaTCCAGACCCACGTTGGCCATGGTGCTGCACTGCTTGGCACACACCATCTACAGTCATCTGGTCTTCATATTTCCTCTGAGTGTTGCCTATTGGTACTGGAGACCGGTGCACCTGCCATCCCTGGCACCTGAGCTGCATCGCATTGTGTTGGACATCATTGCCTGCATGCTGCTCTTTGACTTCCAGTACTTTGCCTGGCACTTGCTGCATCACAAGGTGCCCTGGCTATACAAGAACTTCCACAAGACACATCACAAGTACACTGCCACCTTTGCCCTGGCAACACAGTACTCCAGCGCATGGGAGATGCTGTCATTGGGGTTCTTTGCTAACATCAGTCCGATAATGCTGGGGTGTCATCCTTTAACTGAGATGGCCATCTTCATCATCCATATCTACCTGTCTGTGGAAGATCACTGTGGCTATGACTTTCCCTGGTCCGCACATAGACTGGTGCCTTTTGGCTTATGCGGGGGGCCAGGACATCATGACCTCCATCACCAGAAATTTGTCTGGAACTATGCACCTTACTTTACTCACTGGGACAAACTATTCAATACACTAGCAAGGCAGACATCCAAAGAGCCACATGACTGA